The DNA region ttaccacaggtggactccaatcaagttgtagaaacatctcaaggacgatcaatggaaacaggatgcacctgagctgaatttcgagtctcatagcaaagggtctgaatacctatgtaaataaggtagttCTGTTGTttgttttgaatacatttgcaaacatttctaaaaacctgttttcgctttatggggtattgtgtgtagattgctgaggaaattgttttatttaatccattttagaataaggctggaacgtaacaaaatgtggaaaaagtcaagggatctgaatactttccgaaggcactgtatgtctgttaACTGTATTATGTTTGTTGACTGTAGTACAGTATTTATTTTGACTTTGATCTCTGCAGTGGGAGTTTGTGTCGGCCTTCCGTCAGGCCCAGAGGAGGGAGTTTGCCTTCTCCATAGTCAACGCTGGGATGAAGGTGGTCTTCAGGGAAGGCACTAACATCGTGGAGTCTCTCAACATCTACTACGGAGGAGTGGGACCCACACTGGTCAAGGTTGGACGCACATGCCAGAAGCTTGTTGGCCGGTATGTAGACTGACAACAACACACTTTATAGACattgcagacctgggttcaaatacatgagTATTTGGTTATTTAAATACCTATTTTCTGTGTATtttagtattttcaaataatgtggcCCAAATCAACTGCAATTTCCTATAAATAGCGTACTATTTGAAAGttttttcaaatacttatttcaaatacCTGGTTAaaatgcatgggagtgtatttCAGTAGGGGATTtgaatattttcaaatacatacCAATACTTTCAACCTGGACTccggggtagacgtaacatagtaaatgtaattagtatgatatgttacgtttcgtatggtatttATTAATTTATGGATGTCCATAATCCATTTCGaattttattttacaattttaaatgtgtgtgatatgtaacgaattgcaattcgtacaatatgttgcAAATTTGCAAACGTATGATATGtcacgaattccaatttgttgtggctaacgttagataggtggctaatgctaatgtaagctaggtggctaatgttagctaggttagggttagggttagctaacatgctaagtagttgcaaagttgctaattagctaaaatgctaaagttgtccgtgataagattcaaacacgcaacctttgggttgctacactatgtgttacagttgaagtcggaagtttacatacaccttagccaaatacatttaaactcagttttcacaattcctgacatttaatcctagtaaaaattccctgtcttaggtcagataggattaccactttattttaaggatgtgaaatatcagaataatagtagagaatgatttatttcagcttttatttctttaatcacattcccagtgggtcagaagttgacatacactcaattagtatttggtagcattgcctttaaattgtttaactttggtcaaacgttttgggtagccttccacaagcttcccacaataagttgggtgaattttggcccattcctcttgacagagctggtataactgagtcaggtttgtaggcctcgttgctcgcacacgctttttcggttctgcccacaaatgttctataggattgaggtcaggactttgtgatggccactccaataccttgactttgttgtccttaagcaattttgccacaactttggaattatgcttggggtcattgtccatttggaagacccatttgcgaccaagctttaacttcctgactgatgtcttgagatgttgcttcaatatatccacataattttggcTCAGTCAgatcctggacttgaacccgatcaaacatctctggagagaactgaaaatagctgtgcagcgacgctccccatccaacctgacagagcttaataggatctgcagagaagaatgggagaaactccccaaatacaggtgtgccaagcttgtagcgtcatacccaagaagaatcgaggctgtaatcgctgccaaaggtgccaaaggtgcttcaacaaagtactgagtaaagggtctgaatacttatgtaaatgtcatatttccgttttttatttttaatacatttgcaaacatttctaaaaacctgtttttgctttgtaattatggggtattgtgtgtacaatgatgagaagaaaaaacaacaatttaatcaattttagaataaggctgtaccgtaacaaaatgtggaaaaagtgaagggtatgttccgaatgcactggtcaaaagttttagaacacctactcattcaagggtttttcttttctttttactattttctacattgtaaaataacagtgaagacatcaaaacaatgaaataacacatatgaatcatgtagtaaccaaaaaagtgttaaacaaatcaaaatatattttatatttgagattcttcaaatagccaccctttgccttgatgacagctttgcacactcttggcattctctcaaccagcttcatgaggtagtcacctggaatacatttcaattaacaggtgtcccttattaaaagttcatttgtggaatgtaattgcttcttaatgcgtttgagccaatcagttgtgttgtgacaaggtaggggtggtatacagaagatagccctatttggtaaaataccaagtccatattatggcaagaacagctcaaataagcaaagagaaacgacagtccatcattactttaagacatgaaggtcagtcaatacggaaaaagtttcttcaagtgcagttgcaaaaaccatcaagcgctatgatgaaactggctctcatgaggaccgccacaggaatggaagacccagagttacctctgctgcagaggataagttcataagagttaccagcctcagaaattgcttcccaaataaatgcttcacagagttcaagtaacagacacatctcaacatcaactgttcagaggagactgtgtgaatcaggccttcatggtcgaattgctgcaaggaaaccactactaaaggacaccaataagatgaagagacttgattgggccaagaaacacgagcaatggacattagacctgtggaaatgtgttacgagtccaaattggagatatttggttccaaccgccgtgtctttgtgagacgcagagtaggtgaacggatgatctctgcatgtgtattttacaccgtaaagcatggatgaggaggtgttatggtgtgggggtgctttgctggtgacattgtcagtgatttatttagaattcaaggcgcacttaaccagcatggctaccacagcattctgcagcgaaaaTATCATACTAATTTAAGTGTCCCAGATTTACGTTTGCTTTGTCACgtatagtctatgagaccaggctgatatATTCCAATATTCAACTTGTCTTTTCATCAAAGAAATATCTGAATACGTACTtcaaaatgtactgtatgtgaaagtaattgagatatttgaaatagtatttgaacccagttcTGATAACTTTTTATAAAGAATTGTAGTTATGTGCTCTGCGTTGAGTTAAAATTAACCAAACTGAACTGAACTGGTGAACTTAACTGGCGATCTTGTGAACTGCAATTGAAGTGTTGGTTGATTGGCTCAGGTCCTGGGGGGAGGAGCTTCTGGCTGATGCCTGCTGGCTtttagaggaggaggtggagctgTCTGACTCCGCCCACGGAGGGAAGGTGGAGTATCGCAAGACCCTTACCACCAGCTTCTTCTTCAAGTTCTACATGCAGGTCCTCCAGGAGCTCAGAGAGAGGGTACATATACAGGACAGGCACAATCCTTAATTATTTTTCAGTAAAACAGCAACGCTGCCACTTGTTTTGCTCAATCTGAGGGATGTGACAATATTTGAGAATACCAATATTACATTGGCTCTAAAAGGTGTTTTATAATCATCGTTGCTATGCTTCATGTTTCTTGATTTCTACCCAATTGTGCAGGATGTGGATGTGTGTCATTTACCCCTTGAGTACCTCAGTGCTCTCAAGCCTTTCAAAAATGAAGTGCCCCAGGGACATCAGTCTTTCCAGGTTTGCTATCAACAATTACTTTTATGTAAACTGTTACAAAACTTACTCCAATGGAggatggttgtatccccataTTGTCTGTCTCTTTCCTCTGCAGCTTGTGTCCAATGCCCAGTCCTCCCAGGACCCTGTGGGCCATCCCATGATGCACCAAGCAGCGTTCCAGCAGGCTACTGGAGAGGCCCAGTATTACGATGACATACCACCTGTCCAGGGGGAACTCTTTGTCTTCATGGTGACCAGCACCAGAGCGCACGCCAAGATCATGTGAGTCTATCTTCTATGGTAGTGTGTCATTATGTGACTGTTTTTGGATTGGCCATACAAACCTTTACAGTTGGATCTGTATGATAAGATAATCACCTAAATCCagactttttttggggggggtctcccctttttcgtggtatccaattggtagttacagtcttgtcccatcgctgcatctcccgtacggactcgggagaggcgaaggtcgagagccatgagccctccgaaacacgaccctgccaagccgcactgcttcttgacacactgctcacttaaccaggatccagccacaccaatgtgtcagaggaaacaccatacaactAGTGACCGTGTCAGTGTGCAAgctcccggcccgccacaggagtcgctagagcgcaatgggacaaggatatcccggccggccaaaccctcctctaacccatacgacgctgggccaattgtgcaccgcctcatgggtctcccagtcgtggccggctgtgacacagcccgggatcgaacccgggtctgtagtgacacctcgagcaatgtgatgcagtgccttagaccgctgcgccactcgggaggccgcaTGTAGGTTTTCTGATCATGTGTCTTTATTCCACTTCAAAACCAGCAACATTGACCCATCTGAAGCACTTGGCATGACTGGGGTAGTCACGTTCCTATCAGCTGGTGACGTCCCTGGTCAGAACCGGCGGATGTGGTTCAATAACCCAGAGGAGCTCTTTGCTGAGGAAGAGGTAGGCTATCGTACTGTACCCTCTCACTACCATGCCTAGTCTGTAGCACCGTACCATAGACAGACAGAAAGTATGACCATGGCAATGACTGAGGATGATAATTGAGAATGGAGAACCGCTGTTCTAATGGTATTTCTGATTAGGAGAGGTctattatactgtatattgtcTTACCATGGTGgtttttgattgattgattcgtTTGTTGATTGATTGGTTGTTCCTGTACAGGTGTCTTGTGTGGGGCAGATCATTGGGGCCGTGGTAGCAGAGAGCAGAGAACAGGCCAGGAGAGCAGCTCAAAGGGTAAAGGTTACCTACCAGGATCTACTTCCTGTCTTCTTCACTATAGAAGAGGCCATCCAGCATCAGTCCTTTTTTGACCCAAAGAGGAAGCTGGAGAGAGGAGACGTGGACAAAGCCTTTGAGACTGTGGATCAGATTCTGGAGGGTAAAACACAATGGATTACATCTGTGTAGCTGCTTCTTCTAATGCGAGTTCATGTCGTCAAATGTCTTGATGATATGTGATTGTGTTGTGAGCAGATGAGATCTACTTGGGAGGTCAGGAGCATTTCTACATGGAGACTCAGGGCCTTATTGCAGTGCCCAAAGGAGAGAATGGAGAATTGGAGCTGTTCGTTGCCAGCCAGCATGCAGCATACACTCAGGTTAGACACACATAAACTATCTATGTTTTGGTTTTCTTCTCTGTTATGTAGCTATCTACATTGGATATGGGCATCTTGTTAACCCGCCAATCGGAATCTTTGATTTTTGACACACTACTACCATCTGAGTGCCCCAATGCTGGTTGATTGGTATGATCAGACAAAAAGTAATCCAATCGAAAAGTTATACCAACTTCTTATTTGAATGTCCTTTGTTTTGTCTCTGCAACCCCAGGAAGTGGTAGGAATCACTCTGGGCATCGACTCCAACAAGATCACATGTCACGTGAGGAGGTTGGGGGGAGCGTTCGGGGGCAAAGTCATGAAGATCGCCTCCCTCTCTGCTATCACTGCCACAGCTGCAGTCAAGTAAGAGCTTTCAACGACAGTGTTGATAACACACATTAGTAGAATATAATACATTGAATACTTAGAGTAAATATGCCTATGTTTTCATTGTAGAACAGGGCGAGCAGTACGCTGTGTTCTGGAACGTGGAGATGACATGCTGATCACCAGCGGCAGACACCCCTTCCTAGGAAAATACAAGGTATTGTAGAGTAGCCCTCTCAGATGAGCATCATCAACAACAACTGTATCATCAGTGGAATTTTACCTCAGCATTTCTAACGACCGGTTTTCTCTTAGGTGGGATACAACAACGATGGAACCATCATGGCAGCGGACATCACCTACTACAGTAACGGGGGGTGTACCCTGGATGAATCATCATTCGTAAGCTTGTTAAGAACTTTGAATTCAATACTGTGTATGACTCAAATGTTATCTGAGATTGTTCAATATATTGCCTGGTATCAGTTGAAAAGTCCTAGACAACAAGGACTGATGATTCTCACCACGTTTAAAAATGGACAGCAGAAACATAACCTAAAATAAGACACATTTTAATTTCCATGTAATGTGCTGTGATTCAGATCATGGAGAAAGCCCTGCTCCACATGGACAACGGCTACAGGATCCCTAACCTGCGTGGGCGTGGCTTGGTGTGTAAGACCTACCTGCCCTCTTACACGGCGTTCCGAGGCTTCGGAGGACCCCAGGGACTCATGGTGATGGAGAGCGTGCTGCACGAGGTGGCTGTCAAATGTGGCCTCCCTCCACAGAAGGTTAGTGAGAGGTTACTGGAGGgttcagggtcatgttcagttaGTTAATTACCCACCTTTCATCTATCCGTCCATCCATCTatccgtccatccatccatccaatctTCCTACTGAAGATTCATGTGTCTCTGCAGGTGAGGGAGATCAACATGTACCGGGAGGAGGAGTGCTACACCCACCACAAGCAGCTCTTCTCCCCCCGCGACATGCTCCGTTGCTGGGACGAGTGTCTAGACAAGGCTGGGTACCACGATCGCCTCCAGGCCATCCAGCAGTTCAACACCTACAACCGCTGGAAGAAGAAGGGCATCTCTGCTGTGCCTATGAAGTTTGGCGTCGGGTTCTCCAAAGGCTTCTACAACCAGGTGAGGATGAAGAACTCCCTTTAAATATATGGCAAATTTAGAATGCCCCATGTTCATGTTTCCACTGTGCTAGGAAGATGATAATGTCAGTTCTTGAACTGAACATGCTCTGACAAAGGACGTTGTAGACTGAAAGCTTAGCTCATTAAACACTGTAACTTGTGATTGGTTCAGGTGTGCGGAGACTGCTTTTCATAGCTGTAAGCATTGTAAGTTACTGTATAGAAAGAACTTCTGGAGTATAAACTGTGTTCATCCCCATAGAGATACAATATAACAGTTGTTCATGATCTTGTTCCACCTCTGCTCCAGGGTGCAGCTCTGGTGAACGTCTACAAGGATGGCTCGGTGCTAGTGACACACGGGGGCACAGAGATGGGTCAGGGCATCAACACCAAAGCCCTCCAGATCGCCGGTCGTATCCTGAAGGTGCCGATGTCCTCAATCCACATCAAAGAGACCTGTACAGGCAACGTTCCCAATGCTgcaccctcagcagcctcctttgGCACAGACGCAGTGGGCATGGCAGTCAAGGTATTTCAACATAGCCTGGTCTCcgatctgtttgtgttgtcacGCCAGCTCTTAtggacaatgaccataggagttggcaagacggcacaaacagatctgggaccaggctagctccAACAATCTGTTCTCACAGGCTTCTCATAGGGTTATAAAGACATACGGTATAGATGTGTTTATTGTACTCTTACCAAATGGTACTGTGTTTTGATTTCAGGATGCTTGTGAGAAACTGATGAGGCGCTTGAAGCCAGTCATGGAAAATCATCCCAAATATACGTGGCAACAATGGGTAATCAACAAACATCCACCAGACTATAATAAACTCAATATAATGTTGTTTTTGTGTCAATCTCCATAATTGTATAGCATACAATAACTTGTGTTCTTTCCCACAGATTGTTGAGGCTTATTGCCAGAAGGTCAGCTTATCTGCAACTGGCTTCTTCTTGTACGTACCCTGTcaatactgtagactgtagtgTGTAATGAAGCAATGCAACGTATCACTGACGGTTATCACTGAAATGGCACGATTACGGTGCTCATATTAGGAAAGTCTCAGTCATAAGTAGGCTATCCTAATATGGGCACCATATGGGTTTCAGGGGACCTCACACGGGTGTGGACTGGGAGAACAGCGAGGGGTCAGCCTACTATTACTTCACCTTTGGGGCCTGCTGCTCAGAAGTGGAGATCGACTGTCTCACTGGAGATCATAAAGTACAGTAGTATATTTTGTCTACATCAGTGAAATGTTCGTTTTACACTTTACATCATACCTGCAggcataatgcattataacttgcaataagcatgtatgagcctttataatgtcttataTGTTAAGTCTCAAGGACGTCATTGGCTTAATAcaattaactgtgtgtgtgttacagaatCTCAGAACAGATATCGTGATGGATGTTGGGAGGAGCCTCAACCCAGCTCTAGATATAGGACAGGTACAGTATGTCTGGCACTCACAGCTTTGGTGGCTATATATTTCTACAGTACTATGGACCTATATAGGATGTATTCAGTAGCATACATTCCAATATGACTGGAGACCTTCAAGTTAACAGGATGCTATATATTCCAGATCGAGGGAGGCTTCGTCCAGGGCATAGGCCTGTACACCATAGAGGAGCTGCAGTTCTCTCCTGAAGGGGTTCTGATGACCAGGGGTCCATCCCAGTACAAGATTCCTGCCCTCTGTGACGTCCCTCCTCAACTTAATGTCCACCTGCTGGCCAACGCACAGAACCCACATGCCATCTACATGTCCAAGGCAAGAAAAACGACATCACGTGACACATCCATAAAGGCATAAATACAGATCTTTTTTGGGACTGAGCAATTTGCACCATGCCAAATTGTCAAGTTCAAGtttaattgttgtataaaacacaaAATGCTTTCATCCACAAGCTTCCTGAGGATTCACTTCCTAAGTGGTAATTGATGGTCGACCATCTTGTTACAGGGTATAGGGGAGCCTCCAGTTTTCTTGGCCAGCACCATCTTCTTTGCCATAAAGGAGGCAGTTGCTGCAGCCcgtagagagagggggttaggggaCAGCTTCCCTCTAAGCTCCCCTGCTACTGCTGAGAGGATACGCATGGCCTGTCAGGACCAGTTCACTAAGATGGTAACATTTCTTCATTTCAAAGGACTGGTTTCCCAGAGGACTCAGATCAAGCCTAGTTCTAGACTAAAAAGCTGTTTGATGGAAATTCTAGTTCAGGACTAGGCTTGATCTGTGTCCTCTAACTGGCCCATGTCTACGGTTTTGGTCTCTCCAATAACATTTGTTTAACAGCATTATTTCCCCCCCCCTCAAGGCTCCATCTTCAAAGAAAGGAACATTCAAACCTTGGAGTATCAACGTATGAGCCAACTGAAGATGACTTGGTAACCTGGTCAGACCTGGGCTTGGCTCCAACTATGAATCATTCACCTCATCTTAATGTATTGTTGGGTCTTGGTGGCTCGCTTGCAGATTGTGTACTTTGTGGATGACTTGGAAATGTGTCTAGAATATTATGTGCTTGAGATTTTACTTTTGTCCTATGACCTAGGGTAAGAAATTCACCATCTGGTGTTGTTTGGTCATGCATTTCTTTGGCTGTTTGTTTAAAAACTTTAACATCCTGCATCTGTGACCTACAGCCAAGTGCAGTCAACATACAGAACCCAGACTCACCTAAAATTAGAACTGAACTTTGGTTTAATTCTGTGTTGTAAAGCATTCTGATGTCTGACTAATAAATGATTAATTTGTGAAGCATGGATTTTCATATTTAAGTTGAGAAACATGCAATTTATTGAAAGTGTAATAAGAAAGGCATACATGACATTGGACAGATTCATAGGATGGACATACAATTGGACAACCCTACCTTTTACATTCAATTTAATTTGAGACAAACTCATTTTTTTAAGCAAAGTATAGGTTGACAG from Coregonus clupeaformis isolate EN_2021a unplaced genomic scaffold, ASM2061545v1 scaf0351, whole genome shotgun sequence includes:
- the aox5 gene encoding aldehyde oxidase 5, translated to MIIKLKPCDSGQSQSCSELIFYVNGQKISERNADPEEVLLKFLRRKVLLTGTKYGCGGGGCGACTVMVSRYDQLHNRVLHYTVNACLQPICTLHGAAVVTVEGIGSTKTKLHPVQERIAKAHGSQCGFCTPGMVMSMYTLLRNKPHPTMEDIREALGGNLCRCTGYRPIIEGFKTFCDASENGEGCCQNGESGGKCCMDIGTKHHKDSDISEELFHMDDVLPLDPSQDLIFPPELMRMGKKRACGSLCFQGDRVKLISPVDLSNLLELKTEYPEAPVVVGNTTIGPNMQVKGVHHPLIIYAGRVSDLHTVKWGKNGVSVGAVCTLSSLKEEMERAVREMEAEKTRGYQALLQTLQCLAGKQIRNMATIGGNILSANPKYDLNSVLAALDCTLRVMSKENGTREITLNEELFTGFGKTALRPDEVLLSIDIPYSKPWEFVSAFRQAQRREFAFSIVNAGMKVVFREGTNIVESLNIYYGGVGPTLVKVGRTCQKLVGRSWGEELLADACWLLEEEVELSDSAHGGKVEYRKTLTTSFFFKFYMQVLQELRERDVDVCHLPLEYLSALKPFKNEVPQGHQSFQLVSNAQSSQDPVGHPMMHQAAFQQATGEAQYYDDIPPVQGELFVFMVTSTRAHAKIINIDPSEALGMTGVVTFLSAGDVPGQNRRMWFNNPEELFAEEEVSCVGQIIGAVVAESREQARRAAQRVKVTYQDLLPVFFTIEEAIQHQSFFDPKRKLERGDVDKAFETVDQILEDEIYLGGQEHFYMETQGLIAVPKGENGELELFVASQHAAYTQEVVGITLGIDSNKITCHVRRLGGAFGGKVMKIASLSAITATAAVKTGRAVRCVLERGDDMLITSGRHPFLGKYKVGYNNDGTIMAADITYYSNGGCTLDESSFIMEKALLHMDNGYRIPNLRGRGLVCKTYLPSYTAFRGFGGPQGLMVMESVLHEVAVKCGLPPQKVREINMYREEECYTHHKQLFSPRDMLRCWDECLDKAGYHDRLQAIQQFNTYNRWKKKGISAVPMKFGVGFSKGFYNQGAALVNVYKDGSVLVTHGGTEMGQGINTKALQIAGRILKVPMSSIHIKETCTGNVPNAAPSAASFGTDAVGMAVKDACEKLMRRLKPVMENHPKYTWQQWIVEAYCQKVSLSATGFFLGPHTGVDWENSEGSAYYYFTFGACCSEVEIDCLTGDHKNLRTDIVMDVGRSLNPALDIGQIEGGFVQGIGLYTIEELQFSPEGVLMTRGPSQYKIPALCDVPPQLNVHLLANAQNPHAIYMSKGIGEPPVFLASTIFFAIKEAVAAARRERGLGDSFPLSSPATAERIRMACQDQFTKMAPSSKKGTFKPWSINV